The Populus alba chromosome 6, ASM523922v2, whole genome shotgun sequence genome contains a region encoding:
- the LOC118027949 gene encoding uncharacterized protein — protein MPQGDYIELHRKRHGYRLDHFERKRKKEAREVHKHSERAQKALGIKGKMIAKKNYAEKALMKKTLAMHEESTSRRKVDDDVQDGAVPAYLLDRENTTRAKILSNSIKQKRKEKAGKWEVPLPKVRPVAEDEMFKVIRSGKRKTKQWKRMVTKATFVGPGFTRKPPKYERFIRPTGLRFTKAHVTHPELKCTFNLEIIGVKKNPNGPTYTSLGVITKGTIIEVNVSELGLVTPAGKVVWGKYAQVTNNPENDGCINAVLLV, from the exons CCGCAAGGAGATTACATAGAGTTGCACAGGAAGAGGCATGGATACCGCCTCGACCACTTCGAGCGCAAGCGCAAGAAGGAGGCGCGTGAAGTCCACAAACACTCTGAGAGAGCCCAGAAG GCATTGGGTATTAAAGGAAAGATGATCGCGAAGAAAAATTATGCTGAGAAGGCTCTCATGAAGAAAAC ATTGGCTATGCATGAGGAGTCAACATCTAGGCGCAAGGTGGATGATGACGTTCAAGATGGAGCTGTTCCTGCCTATCTTTTGGATCGTGAAAACACTACACGAGCAAAG ATTCTTAGCAACAGTATAAAGCAAAAGAGGAAAGAGAAGGCTGGAAAATGGGAGGTCCCTCTACCCAAG gtGAGGCCTGTTGCAGAGGATGAAATGTTTAAAGTTATTCGATCTGGCAAACGGAAGA CCAAGCAGTGGAAGAGAATGGTCACGAAGGCCACATTTGTGGGACCAGGTTTTACAAGAAAACCTCCCAAGTATGAGCGTTTTATTCGTCCTACTGGGTTGCGATTTACTAAGGCTCATGTTACACACCCTGAACTCAAGTGCACCTTCAACCTTGAGATCATTGGAGTAAAGAAAAACCCTAATGGTCCTACATACACATCTCTTGGTGTTATCACTAAGGGCACTATCATTGAG GTGAATGTTAGTGAATTAGGTCTTGTCACACCAGCTGGTAAAGTTGTATGGG GGAAGTATGCTCAAGTAACAAATAACCCAGAGAATGATGGTTGTATAAATGCAGTTCTACTTGTTTAG